CGCCGAGCATTCGACGGACACGGAATCGGTGTAACGGAGCGCGCCCGGCTTGGCCACGCGCACGCGCGCGCGTCCGACCCGGGGGTCGTCCATCACCAGGCCGAGGACGTGCTCGCAGAGCCTTTCGATGAGGAAGAAGGACGAGGCCTCCACCTCCTCGATGATGCGCTTGTTGAGCCGCTTGTAGTCCACGGTCTCATCGATGGCGTCGCGCG
The sequence above is drawn from the Deltaproteobacteria bacterium genome and encodes:
- the folB gene encoding dihydroneopterin aldolase, whose amino-acid sequence is MIHRNPVKITIENLRVRAIIGINDWERHTRQDVVVNVELELLPGTAFTRDAIDETVDYKRLNKRIIEEVEASSFFLIERLCEHVLGLVMDDPRVGRARVRVAKPGALRYTDSVSVECSAERTGAESA